The genome window AAGGCCAAAAGACAGAGTCTAAAAAATAAATAAAAAAACTTCTCAGTTAGGGTGTGTTTCCTTTGGACTGCACTCCCCCCTAAAGTACTGCCACTCTTCGCATTCAGAGCCGTCTGAAAACACACAGATGCTTTGTACTGACTCGCCGTCGCCCCGGATTTCTATGGTGCCGCCGTTATCAAAGCAGTGTGTCGATGCAGGGTTTGCCATCTGCTTTGGACTTGGGATTTCCTCTGTCGGTCCCTTTATGACAAACTGGTGGTTAAGCTCATCCCATGTATCGTCAGTCACTGCAGAGATTACGCTTCCCTCAGATACTAGAATGTTCATTTCGTGCGGGGTAATTACCTGGGTCATCATCTGGCCTTCCCTGTTGCCAAACCCCCCATGCGAGGACTCAAACGTTGCCCGGATCATGTGCTGCGGTGGTATCGACTTGGTCGCACCAACATATTCGGTCTTTAGCGTGTTGATGTCCCCATCAAATGCAAATGTCGGGCTTGTCGGGACAAATCGCTGAGCCACGCCAAGCGCGTCATACATTTCTTGGTCTTCAGGCGTTGTGGGAATTATCGTTACGTCTTTTTGCACGGGTGCAAAATACATAAGCAGTGCCACTGCGGCCACACCCATTACCATCACGATGAATTTTTTCGATCGTTCCATTTTTAGCAACAGTACTGGAATGGTTTTGATTATAACTTTTGATTAAATTCGGTTTGAACTAATGAGAAAGCGGAAAGTCAACGTGACAATGTTTTTTAGACTAGCAAAAAAACTAGATTCGTGGGAAAGAACAAGGCGGGAAATGCAAAAAACAGCCCCAAGAAAAAGTCAGGCAAGGCCAAGTTTATCATTTTGGGAATTATCGCAATAGCAATCATAGGAATTGCAGCATCTGCATTTAGCGGATCTGATTTTAAAGCCAGAAGCGGCTCGATTGACACGACGAAAGGATCCCCGGTGCTTGGCTCCCAGTCCGCACCTGTAACAATCATAGAGTTTGGTGATTACCAGTGCCCCTTTTGCAGGAAATGGAACTTGGACACAAAGCCACTAATTGAGAAAAACTACATTGATGCAGGCAAGGTAAAGCTCATCTACATGGACTTTGCGTTCCTCGGGCCTGATTCGATTAAAGCGCATGCTGGAAGCTACTGTGCAGACGAGCAGGGAATGTACTGGAAGTACCATGATTTCATATATGCAAACCAGGGGCATGAAAACGACGGCTGGGCAAGTGCGGAAAACATCAAGTCGCTGGTATCAAAGCTAGAAGGGCTTGATGCAGGCGAGTTTGGCAAATGCCTCGACTCTGGGAAATACGAAGACAGGGTCAGGGAAAACAAAAACATTGCCATGAGAAACGGAGCAAGCTCCACTCCGACATTTATCGTGATTGGCCAGGGGGAGGGCACTCAGTTGACAGGAGCGCAGCCGTATTCGGTGTTTCAGGCGCTACTTGACGAGAAACTGACAACCAATCCAAACTAGCTTACCGGCAGATAATTTACGACATGTTCATTTGTATTGGCAGGCGCTTATTTCACATGCACAGTTTGAAACTCAGACCAAAGTTTATGTGATTATGTCATAGCTGTACATCGTGCGCACACTGGCAATTTCGTTGGCTATTTTGATACTTGTTACGTCAGTCATGGTTCCGGCATTTTCACAGGTCAAGGGGTCGCGTTCCACATACGTATACGACAGGGCAGGCATAATCAGCCCAGAGTACGAATCGTCAATAGACAACTACTTGAGAAAAATCGACGACTCTACGTCTGCAGAAATAATCATCTACACCATTCCAAGCTTTTTGGGGCACGGAATAAAAAAGGACGGGCAGGAGCTCAACGACAGGGACACGCTTGCAAACTATCTTTTCAACGAGGTCCCCCTTGACGGCATAACAGGAATCGGCAAGAAAGGAAAAGACAACGGGGTGCTGATCTTATTTTCACTTGAGCGCGATGCGGCAAGCGGCTCCATGAGAATCGAGGTCGGCAAGGGGCTGGAAGGCGACATTACCGACGGGACGGCTGGCGCAATTTT of Candidatus Nitrosotenuis sp. DW1 contains these proteins:
- a CDS encoding putative hemolysin, giving the protein MERSKKFIVMVMGVAAVALLMYFAPVQKDVTIIPTTPEDQEMYDALGVAQRFVPTSPTFAFDGDINTLKTEYVGATKSIPPQHMIRATFESSHGGFGNREGQMMTQVITPHEMNILVSEGSVISAVTDDTWDELNHQFVIKGPTEEIPSPKQMANPASTHCFDNGGTIEIRGDGESVQSICVFSDGSECEEWQYFRGECSPKETHPN
- a CDS encoding DsbA family protein; amino-acid sequence: MGKNKAGNAKNSPKKKSGKAKFIILGIIAIAIIGIAASAFSGSDFKARSGSIDTTKGSPVLGSQSAPVTIIEFGDYQCPFCRKWNLDTKPLIEKNYIDAGKVKLIYMDFAFLGPDSIKAHAGSYCADEQGMYWKYHDFIYANQGHENDGWASAENIKSLVSKLEGLDAGEFGKCLDSGKYEDRVRENKNIAMRNGASSTPTFIVIGQGEGTQLTGAQPYSVFQALLDEKLTTNPN
- a CDS encoding TPM domain-containing protein produces the protein MRTLAISLAILILVTSVMVPAFSQVKGSRSTYVYDRAGIISPEYESSIDNYLRKIDDSTSAEIIIYTIPSFLGHGIKKDGQELNDRDTLANYLFNEVPLDGITGIGKKGKDNGVLILFSLERDAASGSMRIEVGKGLEGDITDGTAGAILDSYLVPARDSYEASGNANAFDQAFLDTVIALGNRIGYTSDDPQYQQSRPPQDEIDYEQIALILMFIAFPLAFSILNRRRRRSGGFFAGGYGGYGRGGGGGFGGGGGRSGGGGAGR